The Streptomyces sp. GSL17-111 region GCCGGTCATGGCGGACTGCGAACGCGGCATGGGCCGTCCCGAGAAGGCGCTGGCCATGGCGGGCGAGCCCGAGGTGAAGAAGCTCGACAAGGCCGGGCAGGTCGAGATGCGACTGGTCGCGGCGGGGGCCCGCCGCGACATGGGGCAGACGGAGGCCGCCGTGGTCACGTTGCAGAGCCCGGAGCTTGCGTCGAGCTCCGTGCAGCCGTGGTCCGCGCGACTGCGCTATGCCTACGCGGACGCCCTGCTGGAGGTCGGCCGTGAGGCGGAGGCCCGGGAGTGGTTCGCCAGGGCGCTGGAGGCCGACCAGAACGGGACGACCGACGCGTCCGACCGCCTCGCGGAGCTGGACGGCATCGAGTTCCTGGACGCGTTCGACCCGGAGGCCGACCCCGAGACCGGTGACGAGATCGGGCCCGGTGACGAGACCGAGGGCGGGGGAGAGGCCGAGGGCGCTTCCCACGAGGCGACGGGACCCGAGGGCTCCCGGGACGACTCCCATGAGGCGCCGGAGCGGCGTTCGCTGGGCGACTGACCGAGCGGCTGTGTGACCGTCGTGGGCGGAGCCCGATCATGGGTTCCGCCCACGACGTGTGTCGGGGGAACCGGGGTCAGGCGCGGTCGTCGAGCGTGCGCAGGACGAGGCCGGTGGCCGGCTTCGGTCCGAAGGAGGTGGACTTGCGCGGCATGGTCACGCCCTGTTCGGCCAGTTCCCGTACCTCCGACTCCGGAGTGGGCCGCATGAGCACGGCGGTGCCGCCGGTCTGCGTCGCCTTGGCGACCGCGGCTTCGGCGGAGTGCAGGTACTGGATGTCCGAGGCGCGGTCGGGGACGCCCCAGACGGCGTCGAGGAGCGCGGCGTGCAGGACGGTGGCGTCCAGCCGGCGCCAGGCGGCGGGCCGGTCCTGCCGGATCGCCGAGGCGAGCAGTCCGGGCGCGGGCCGGTCGAGCAGGTGGTATTCCTCCGGACCGCCGGTGAGCAGGAACGCGTTGCCGGGTGTCTCGTCCAGCACGGCGAGGGCGGCCGGGAGGGGGCCCGGTACGGGGCGGACGCGGAAGGCGTCGCCGAGTGTGCCGAGCGCGTCCTGCGGAGCCAGGCGGGGCAGGACGCGGTGGATGGCGCTGACCTGGAGGGGGTAGCGGGCGGTGTCCACCAGCAGGACGAGTCCGTACTGCCAGGCCGGGCGATCGGGCTGCTCGGCACGGAGCCGGAGGTAGGTCGCCCAGCGGTGGTGGCCGTCGCCGATGAGGGCGCGGCGGGCGGCCAGGTCGGCGTCGGCCTCGGCGAGTTCCGCCGGGTCGGTGACGGACCAGAGGCGGTGGGCGAAACCGTCGCTCGTCGTCGTGGTGAGCAGCGGGCTGCGGCGGGCCGCCCGTTCGATGACGGCGGTGGCGCCGGTGGCGGTGCCGTCGCCCCGGTAGGAGAGCAGGAGCGGTTCCAGGTTCGCGGCGGTCTCGCGCATCAGCGCGAGCCGGTCCTCGACGACCTGGGGCATGACGTCCTCGTGCGGGAGGACGACGCGTTCCTCGGGTGCGGTCA contains the following coding sequences:
- a CDS encoding tetratricopeptide repeat protein; the protein is MRQDLMSLPKTLAEDVAKNLVMVARLLDEDPERAYGYAKVALRLASRVAAVREAMGFAAYGAEKYAEALAEFRAARRMTGSQHLWPVMADCERGMGRPEKALAMAGEPEVKKLDKAGQVEMRLVAAGARRDMGQTEAAVVTLQSPELASSSVQPWSARLRYAYADALLEVGREAEAREWFARALEADQNGTTDASDRLAELDGIEFLDAFDPEADPETGDEIGPGDETEGGGEAEGASHEATGPEGSRDDSHEAPERRSLGD
- a CDS encoding DUF1015 family protein — protein: MHADGLRLAPFRGLRYAPERVSSLAAVTSPPYDVVVRPDQVHQLETADPYNIVRLILPQTADPTARHRQAADTLHEWEAEGVLTRDETPALYVYEQRRGEILQRGLIGALRLTAPEERVVLPHEDVMPQVVEDRLALMRETAANLEPLLLSYRGDGTATGATAVIERAARRSPLLTTTTSDGFAHRLWSVTDPAELAEADADLAARRALIGDGHHRWATYLRLRAEQPDRPAWQYGLVLLVDTARYPLQVSAIHRVLPRLAPQDALGTLGDAFRVRPVPGPLPAALAVLDETPGNAFLLTGGPEEYHLLDRPAPGLLASAIRQDRPAAWRRLDATVLHAALLDAVWGVPDRASDIQYLHSAEAAVAKATQTGGTAVLMRPTPESEVRELAEQGVTMPRKSTSFGPKPATGLVLRTLDDRA